A segment of the Bufo bufo chromosome 5, aBufBuf1.1, whole genome shotgun sequence genome:
AATAGACCAGTACCGACGACACAGACCAGTGTTCCTCTAGCGAACGTCTAGCCCGGTAGTGATCACTGACAAATCAATCCGGCGAGAATATATTCGCACACATAACTCCCCCCCTATGAATGAAGGCACTGTACTGTGCTTACCTGGATCAATGATAGCCAGTGTGCACACTCGGTAGTATTTACCGCAGGCTGTGCCAAGCTCAATGTTGTTGCCACTGTAGTGGTGGACTCCGGTCTTGGCCAACATGGCATAGTATTCAATCTCTGATTTTctgtggaaaataaaaataaacttagacaccagGATGTGTTGCATTTTATTCGTGCATCTTCAGGGCTACATTTTAAAATTAGTGGCTACCTGTAACCGTTATTTTAGGCGACTTTCTCATCTGTGACATGGATTCCAGCAGAAAACAACCTACCGGAATTCCTGGGATCTGGCAGTGCCAGATGAAAACAGAATGCCCGCAGGtcccattaagtataatggggtcccGCGGAGATCCGGCCACATTCTGGCAAAAATGTTGAGATTCGGCTGAACACAAACCGCTGCATACTGTGGTTTGTGTTTGGCCAATTCCCAACATTCTCTGCCGGATCTCTGTGCCTTAGTACTCGAGGGAAGACGTATCAGCATCTGTTTTCATTGTGAGGGATGGAcaagtgaccgctgcagccaatcacaggccgcaGCAGTGACCTGCTTCCCTTGTGTCTGGAcagcaggtcaccactgcagtcTGCAATTGACTTTGCTTTACTTACATAAAATGCAGCATTTTTGTGTGAGCACGGGAAACTAAACAtccggcaccaaaaaccatgtaagtcaatggtatcagaacagttttcttgggacacaaaaaaaacagatccggcattcattcaCTTGGTTTTAGTAACAGATTCGGTATGTTAGTTTTCGATTTAATACtaccggatccgctctgaacggatgcagccaTTTGTATTATTCAAAAGGAtgcgttttgctgtggttttaaGATGCCCTGCCAGACGTCAAAACCGGACgtcaaaaatgcagatgtgaaagtagcctaactgctgGGACTCCCAGGGGTCGGACGCACTGCGATCAAACACTTATCGACTATTCTGTGCACAGCTGATAAATTCTGTTAGTGAGAAAACCAGTCACGTGGATCTAAAGGACAAGAGAACAGTCCCTTCTCAACTCACCTCAGAGCCGGGCAGTTGTTGGCAAGAATGACAAGTTTGGCCTTGCCCTCCCGGATCCTCTTCAGAGTCTGCTTGTACCCAAGGACATACTTGCCGCTTTTCATCACAAGCTGAAGTCTTGAGTTAATAGACTCCAGGGACTTTTTCTAGAAGAGAAATATAAAACCTATTGAGCCCAAGAAGCTGCCACACACAGAACACTGGAGAGCAATGCCTGCCTCCGCTCATTGTCAACACATCCATTTCTCGGAtctaatgtagcagagctgaacctGTCACCGAACGGTCTTTTGTGCATCAAGATAATGCAGTGAGCAACATCGCTCGTCAGCATCACGGGTAACCGCAGGATCGTGATGTGGGCGCCACCAGTAGGGCTCTTCACACACAAactgaattgtgttttttttaacaaaatgtaTGAACGGTGTTTTTGTCAAACATTTTTCCCTATAGAGGAAATGGAAAAACTCTTGAAAAATGCCACTGTTTCAacatgttgcaaaaaaaaaaaaaaaaaaaaaaaaaaaagttaaaaatttgaAAGACACCAGGAGCAAAGATGCCCGTGTCCTGTTCCTggagtactcccccccccccccccccccccaaaaaataaataaaataaaagtctgAAATCACCCCTAAAGGATTAACACTATGCCGTGGCTCAATCTCTAATTTAGAGCTCCGACGCCcacatgctgtccgcaaaaatctgatccgtttttttttttttttgcggattagatgccgactagtgttgagcgaacttgtgttttaaagggaacctgtcaccaggattttgtgcttagagctggggacatgggttgctagatggccgctagcacatccgcaatacccagtccccacagctctctgcgcttttattgtgttaaaaaacagttttgatcaatatgcaaatgacctgatatgagtcctgtatccggagatgagtcaagcggaaaggagcccagcaccgccccgcgtcctccgaatctcctccttactggctgacgtcacagagctggagcgccgaaatctcgcgatgcgcgagctagcgcatgcgcagtgtcggcatcatgttcattccctgtactggcatcagcacagggaacgaactacgcatgcgctagctcgcgcatcgcgagatttcgacgCTCCAGCTGTgacgccagcaaggaggagattcggaggacgcggggcggtgctgggctcctttccgctggactcatctacggatacaggactcacatcaggtcatttgcatattgatcaaaactgtttaacacaataaaagcgcagagagctatggggactgggtattgcggatgtgctagcggccatctagcagcccatgtccccagctctatgcacaaaatcctggtgacaggttccctttaagttcggcgtctagagtttgggttatcgaagaatcgcgttatggattgtaaattccgttatggtccgtggtggcggaatccataacgagattcttcgataacccgaactttagacgccaaacttaaaacagaagttcgctcaacactaatgctgaCCCATccgcttctatggggcccttttcttctgttctacggctccgcaaaaaaaaaatgaaacaagtcctatacttgtcagtgaaaatcaggacgtggccagtttacagatccacaaaaatacagaatgcaatccgtttttttttttgcagacattctgaactgtccgcaaaaagacagatccgcatttttacggacagcatatggccgtctgaacgagcccttaggctcAGCAAACCCAGAAGTCTAACTTTATTTCAGTCAGCATGAGGAGTGCTCCCAAACAatcccagctctgctgcatctgtgttTGTTTGAAATTTAGTCAAAGCTATAAATGAAGAATCTTCTGCCCCCTCGTACACAGCGACCCCCTTACTGTAACCCAAGAACTGCGATCTTATGTCCAAAACTgcaccatggccatgtaagaaaaTTAGACAAACGGGCGCCCACGTCCGCCATCCAAGACAGCGTTCAGATGATCTCCAAGAGCACCACcggttttcggaagtcccattgcAGCACACAGACCCCCCTCACAGCTATGGGCCAGACTTAGATGAGTGGAACGCCCACAGAGGTAGAAGGAGCGTGGCCTCTCAGCTGCTCAGGTCTGGAGATAGAAGCGGACCCCAGAGATGGGACACTGGCggcgtatcctagcgatatgccgcaTTCACACTGATGAGCATATGGAATAGGCCCCCAGTAGCGGGATGTCGTGTCTTGCTGCGGTACGGGGAGAATCCATGTGCAACAAACTGGGAATTCAAGTGTTCAGATTATTCCACATGATGTGAACAGCGTCCAAGAGGGCAATGGAAATGCCTGTTTAATATGGGGCCAGCTACAGACACATCAGGTAAATCCCTATCATCATcagtactactacccccagcaggcATATGACAGGCACTGCTCCTCCCATGTGGACAGCGGGCTCTGTACTGACGTGTGACGCAGAGAACGGTCCGTGAGTGACCCGTGCCGGGCTCCACTACTGCCGGGAGGCGCGGACAGGCCCGCAGCGGGTAGCCCGGAGCCGGCCGCCCCTCCACGTGAGACATGAGGCCGCACTCACCGTCTTCTTGGCGGCCACCATGATTGCTGCGCGGGGATCCCGGACCTGTACAGGAGAGGAAAACACACGGTGAGGCGACGGTCACTCTGCTCTACAGCCCCCAGCTAAAACCGGCCACCCTCGGACCCCGAAATGAGTGCAATCCCCCGATAATCCGGAGCCCCACTCACCAGAGGTCTAGCTCCAAGATGGCCGGGGACCGAGAAAGGAAGGAGCTCCCACAATGCAACGCTTTTGCTGAAGGGACCGCCCGTGTAACACTGCGAGGAAGGGCGGGGCTTGCTAGGACGCAGGGGGAATTGGAACGCAACGCTACGGGACGGAAGAAAGGACAAAAGCGTAGATCGCGAATTTTGTGGGGGACGCAATACTTTGAGCAGTGCTTGTTTATAGGATTAACTAATACATGTAAAAGTGTGTGCACCGTTCTTCAGCAGCATCTCCTAGAACTCGGCATTgccccattcctctgttattcctccttaaACTGTATGAATAAATTAACTTTGTGACTTTAGTTCATTTTCCTGGACCAAAAAACAGTAACAATGGCAGACTTGTGCAGCCTTTTTGTAGCTATTTTCATTTTTGGGGATTTTAGGCGTTTTTGCTCATATAGTGTGTTTTACTACCTGGCTTTTTTTTTTGAGTAGGTAAAAAAGAGTAGGTAGCctcctttaggctagggctacacagcgacatTTATTGTAATGATTGTCTATGGTGTCGCGCTGCGGCATGCTGCAACTGAGACTTGACAGGCGCAAAAAATCTATCtaagttggatttttgtgcaactgtcgagtcgcagtgcgacaccatagacaacTACAAGTCACAATGTAGATGTACACTTTTTATCACGCAACTTATTGTCGCCGTACCCTACCTATGacattggctgacctgttacctctgtgttggtcccatgttcatatgtgcccacattgctgagatatgcaaatgagcctctaggagcaacgggggcgttaccattacacctagaggctctgctctctctgcacctgcCGCACCTTCTGCACTAtgaatgacagggccaggtgtgatgatgtttacactacctgaccctgtcaatcaatgtgCAAAGGGCACGgcatttgcagagagagcagagcctctaggtgtaatggtaacgcccctgttgctcctagaggctcatttgcatatcttaaaacatcatttttctcagcaatgcagacagaTGTGAACTGTCTGCATTTATTGCagccacattaaaatgaatgggtccacatccgaaatgcaaaaaatgcggaccaaaaatacggtcgtgtgaatggggcctaacctATACTGATCCTAGGGTGTACACCAGGCTGGGAATCCATCAGGgcagccactattaaaggggtcctTTTACCGTACACAATACCATCCAAAATCCAAGCTGATTTTGCCGGGCAGCCTTGTCTTTTTGGGGTAGTTTATGAAGTCCTGTGCATCAGTTTTTAAGCATATGCtttttttgaaaagtgggtgtgaATGTGGTTGCGGTTAGCCAGGCAAGTCGGTTTACGCCAGAATTAAGAAATGTATTATACAACAATGTGGATGAAGAGGGAGGCAAAACCAGTCTCAGGCAATCTACTACCGATAAGGtactgttcacatctgcattgcaggctgtagtaaccatggaaacagtgGCGTACTtaccatggaggcagaccacaccACTGCTATGGGGACCAGTGTGAACTCCTTTAGCTTCCTGACATGAAGCCACAGTattttcctgcagccaccactagggggagcttagtgcaAACAGATTTTACAGCCGCTGTTGAGTTTAATGGCAGctatataaattcctatgcatggagctccccctagtggtggccaaAGGACAACATTTTTATCATGTACTGAAGGGATGCAGGAAACATAGAGGTGTTTATGGGGGTGTTTAAGTTTCTCAGTGCTTTAAATACGTTACAAACATACATAACTCCTATAAACTACACTCGTTCACACTTCTAATCACCCAATACCATTTTTCAAAAAACAGATTTCTATAAATATATACAAATTAAACACTCTGTCACTCAATTACCACTAGACAAACCAATTTTTCTGGTTTTCTATTCTTTTCTTACTCAGAAACCTAAAGTTAAAGGTGTTTCTATTTTTTATAAAGATTTTACTACTTTAATTGACAATACGAAAGCCATATACACCTCAAAATGAGAATTTgggggacttccggttccggtgcTGCCATGTGAGAACGCAAAAGAAAGAGCTCCTCCGCAGCACTGACCGAACGAGCGACTTATAAGTGAGCCTGCATAGCATTCTCTCCCCCGACATTGGGACGCAACAGTGAGAGATCTCACTCGCTGCACATGGAGCCATACTTACTTCGCAGTGGCCAGAAATCGGTGGGATCTCAGCGCTCGACTTCCCCCCGCACCTCACAGCCTACCAATATGGCGGCGACATCACCCCTTCTGCTTCAGGATGACGGCTCTCAAGATCCGGAACCTTTTTACGAGGACCCAGATGTACTGGATTATAAGCGACTAGCCATTGAAGTGGCATTACGCATAACCCCGGATATCAAAAAGACCCTGGAGATCACCATCCAGTCCTCCCTGAATGCATTGCAGGAGGAAGTAGGTCAAACCAGCCAAAAGGTGGGAGAACTTGAGCAAGAGATAAATTTGCTTTGTGCCACCTCGGCAGAAGTAGCGACCACTATGCAAACCCAGCAACGGTTTATTGGTCAAATGCGCAGTCAAATGGAGGATCTTGAAAACAGGTCCTACCGCAACAATCTGCGGATGGTGGGACTGCCAGAGAGTATCCGGCCTCCAGAATTACTTGACATATGTGAAAAGGAGCTGCCAGAGGCTTTGGGCCTTAACTTTTTCTGCAGGGTGAAAAAAGCACACAGAGTGGGGCCAGACACCATGACGAGACACAGTTCCCGCTCTGCCCCAAATCCTTCTTTCCTCCGAGAGAGACCTCGCCAAGTTATAATGCGTCTGCAGGACTGTAATGACAAGGTAGCCATGAGGAGAGCCTTCCGGAGAAGACATCGCCCGATATCTATCAGAGGCTACACAGTCATGTTATTTGAAGATTACTCGGCGGAGGTAGTGAAAAAGCGCAAAACTTTCAGCCCTATCTGCACTAAGCTATACCAAGGAAATATTCGGTTCCAGCTCCTGTACCCGGCTATTTTAAAGGTCTATCATCAGGAGAAGGTTCTTACTTATGAGTCCTCTGCGGAAGTGGAGACGGCCTTGGAATCTTCAGGAGTGCCTCCACTCCAGCGTCCTATTCGCCACGATCCTATGGACATTCGCAAGAGAGGAAAACCGGTCGACAGCGCAGGGGTCGCTCAGAAAGACGATCGGCAGGAAGATCAAGAAGCATCAGACGACTGACTCCGTAATCGCCGGGAAGATACGGATAGTTGCGGACCGCCAAACCCTCTTAGAAGGCTGAGTGTGACTCTAACTTACCTGACGCCATGCATGGCGGAATCTCTGTAGGCCTAGTTAGTTCATGGGGGCATTAAGGAGATTATATGTTTGTGCATTTAGCGTGAAGTTCTGGGGGTTATGACATGCGGATATGTTTCAGTGCCTGCAGTTTAGAGCTATCTGTGGCAGAAAAAAGAGAAGTCCCTAGCTTAGCACCGGGAAGTGTATACTTACCATTCTTACTTCCACATATGGTGTAGCACTAGTTTTTTTTAACTCAGCTATTACATAAGAGTTAAATTGTTGAGACCACGTGGGACACCGCGTAAGGTCCTTGCAGGACAAAGCAACCAAAACCGGCGAGGAGTGGTAACGTACCCAAACAGCTCATAGCAGCGGAACTTAGGCTATCAAGTTTTATTACAACATATATATACCTGCAATCCGGTTGATATTTTCCCCACAAAGTGGGAACATTTATGATCGAAATTCTACTTGACATCAAGTCACTATCTAAGTGACATTCCTGATTCACTATGTCCTAATGacatttcttccttttttttttttccttttttgtcctgAACAACATTTCAGTGCACTGAATTAGTATTCATAGTTTACCTAGTGGTTTTCCTGATTTTAAGCACCTTATGCATACTGATCAATCTACAATTGTGTATTTTTAGATATTATTGTTTACTTTTATATCCAGCTGTATTACATATATTTAGCGTACACTGAACACCTTATATATCTTATTTGCCCACAGCACTGAATATATTCAGCTTATTTATAGCCTTGTACCCAGCCTGCGTTTAGCACTTATCACTTTTACCTATTTGcagcacccaagtgtatttagctTGCATACAGCATTCTAATACATACAATTTTTATATatagcactttagtgtatccagcCTACAACTAGCACTTTAGTGTATACAGCTCGCACTAGCACTTCAGTGTATACAGCTCGCACTAGCACTTCAGTGTATACAGCTCGCACACAGCACTTTTACATTATAGCTGACACATAGCATTCTTTGTACCCAGCCCACATCcagcactttagtgtatccagcCTGCATAcagcactttagtgtatccagcCTGCATAcagcactttagtgtatccagcCTGCATACAGCACTTTAGTTCTTGGAATCTATACCAAGACAGTTCTCCAAACCGGATATACACACTGTATCTGCAAGTTGGCCTAGTGACTTTAGTGGTTACAGCTCGCACTAGCACTTTAGTGTATTCAGCTCGCACCAGCACTTCATTGTATTCAGCTCGCACTAGCACTTCAGTGTATACAGCTCGCACTAGCACTTCAGTGTATACAGCTCGCACTAGCACTTCAGTGTATACAGCTCGCACTAGCACTTCAGTGTATACAGCTCGCACACAGCACTTTTACATTATAGCTGACACATAGCATTCTTTGTACCCAGCCCACATCcagcactttagtgtatccagcCTGCATACAGCACTTTAGTTCTTGGAATCTATACCAAGACAGTTCTCCAAACCGGATATACACACTGTATCTGCAAGTTGGCCTAGTGACTTTAGTGGTTACAGCTCGCACTAGCACTTTAGTGTATTCAGCTCGCACCAGCACTTCATTGTATTCAGCTCGCACTAGCACTTCAGTGTATACAGCTCGCACTAGCACTTCAGTGTATTCAGCTCGCACTAGCACTTCAGTGTATCCAGCTTGCACTAGCACTTCAGTGTATTCAGCTCACACTAGCACTTCAGTGTATCCAGCTTGCACTAGCACTTCAGTGTATTCAGCTCGCACCAGCACTTCAGTGTATTCAGCTCGCACCAGCACTTCAGTGTATTCAGCTCGCactagcactttagtgtatccagcttGCACTAGCACTTTAGTGTATTCAGTTTGCACACAGCACTTTTACATTATAGCTGACACACAGCAATCATTGTACCCAGCCCACATCCAGCACTTTTGTACATCCAGTTCATACAGCACTTTATTGTATCCAGCCTGCATAcagcactttagtgtatccagcCTGTATACAGCACTTTAGTTCTTGGAATCTATACCAAGACAGTTCTCCAACCGGATATACACGACTGCATTCTTTATATTCTTGTGTACTCAGCTATTTACCCAGCTACAGTATTATATATATCCAGCCTGCTCACAACACCTGGATATCAACTATAAAATCATTTAACCAGTCTATCAAATTGTTTTTATACCAAAAGTATAAATAAATACGTTTTTAAACACAACAACCGATTTCAGTTTATACCAGAtgagagtgtgccatcacaaCTACTTTTTTCCAATAAATTGTTGATTATTGTCCTT
Coding sequences within it:
- the RPL30 gene encoding 60S ribosomal protein L30; protein product: MVAAKKTKKSLESINSRLQLVMKSGKYVLGYKQTLKRIREGKAKLVILANNCPALRKSEIEYYAMLAKTGVHHYSGNNIELGTACGKYYRVCTLAIIDPGDSDIIRSMPEQQPSEK